The DNA region GCAAAAAAATGGAAAATATCTGTCTGAAAATTTCGATCTTTCTTATCATTATTCTCTCGCTCTCTGGCAGATGAAATATTCTGAAAGACGAAAAACATACAGTAAGATTTCTGTATTCACCCCTTTTTATCAGGCAGGATCCTCATTTAATGGTTTCGAAACGCCGTCTTTGAAGTTTTCTAAAAAAGAAGCACAAGAGATCCTTACGCGATATTCTGGGAAATTATTTTCCGGCAAAGATGCTAACAAAACCAATTTTTACAAGCAAGCCAAAACTTCGAATATTCTTCATCTTTCGATGCACTCTATTTTGGATGAGAACAACTTCCGAAGATCCTGTCTACTATTTCAGGATAACGTTCCGCTTTATTTCGAGGAGCTTTATAATGAAAATATTCCTGCTGAAATGGTCGTTTTAGGCGCTTGCAATACAGGGAATGGCTACTTGAAGAACGGCGAAGGAATTATGAGTATCTCTCACGCTTTCATGTTTGCAGGAAGCAAAAGCAACGTTTTCAGCTTATGGGAAATCCCGGACAGGGAAACCTCTGAATTAATGGGATATTTCTACAAATTTCTAAAAAAAGGACAGCAAAAAGATGAAGCACTTGCGAATGCAAAACGTGAATTTATAAAAAACAATCCGTTGAAAGTTCATCCCTATTTCTGGGCTGGATTTATCGTGAACGGAAATACAGATCCGATTTCGGGGAATGGTTATCAATGGGTTCTCTGGACTTTCTCAGGAATCGTTTTTATAGTTTTATTGGGTTTGATGGTTAATCGTAAAATTAGAAAAACTTAATCCAGACCCGATAACAATTCCGCCGCTTTTTCTTTATAAATCCCGTTATTTTTCAGTAATTTAAGATTCTCTTTTATTTTTTTCACATTCCCGGTTTTTAAATAATTTAACGCTTCATACCAGATAAGATGCTCTCTGAGCGGGAAATTTTCTTTATTGATTTTAGCAAAATCGCTGGCTGCGTTTTGATGATTTCCTATGGTCATTTCTGAAATCCCTTTGTAAAAAAGAGCTTCATCGTTCCCGATCTTTGAGAACCATACGACCGCATTTTTATAATCTTTTTTATCATATACCGAAAAAGCTTTATCGATCTCGTTTTCTACAGTTCCACTTCTTACAACAGGATGCGAAAGATTCGGGAATTCCCGGAAATTTTCCGTGTACAGCTTTTCATAATTCGGCTTCTCATTATAAAAGAATAGGCTTCCCAAAGTAACCAAAAGAATGAATGAAGCTGCGACAGCAATCCATTTCATTGGGAATGCTCTTGCAGGAGATTTTTTATCAAAAGATTCAAGCTGTTTTTTAAGAGCGGCTCTTTCTTCTGCTATAATCGCTTTTTTCAGGTTTTTGTGAAATGTAAATTCTTGCAAAAAAACGGCATCGGATCTAAGAAGCTTCTGAAATTCCAAATATTGCTCATCAGTTAGACTACCTTCGAAATAAGCGTTTATCAGGTTTTGTTTTTCCATCACTTTGTTTTTAGTATTTCTTTTAATTTTTTCAAACAGCGGGATTTTTGACTTTTCAGCACATCTTTGCTACTGTAATTAAGGATATGTAAAATTTCATCCAGATTTTTCTCTTCATAATAGAACAATCTCAAAACCTCTTTGCATTGACTTCCCAATTTCAGAAAGGCTTCCTGCAGATTTAGGATCTCTGTATCGTTATTGCCATCATCAAAATCCCAATCTGTAAGATCCATGATCTTATCAAGAGATCCGTCTGCATACAATGTATTTTTCTTTTTCAGCCTCCGGAAAATCATAAACTTTCCTACAGAAAAAAGATAAGTAGAGGGCTTTGCTTCCAGATTATCAAGCTTTCCTTTTTGTGCATTTTCATATACCGCAATCACAGCATCCTGATAGATATCTTTCGCTTCCGTCTCTTCCAAATTAAACTGCTGGGAAAACCGCAGAAAAGAAGACCGGTTTTCTTTATAAAAAAATTCCAGAGCAACATTATCTTTTGCTTTTAGTTTTCGGATGAGATCTTGCTCATTGCTCATTAGTGTAAAAATATTTTAGAAGTAAACAAAACTAAAAAAAATCCGCCAATGTTTACTTTCCGGAATGTTCTGCACTAATTGTAAATAATGAATCAAAATAAATATTTTTCTTATGAAAAAATTATCTCTGCTTTTTATCCTGTTTTCTTTGTCTGGAACATCACAGGTTACACAGATCGCTGATTTTCCTTTTCGTCCGGATGTTATTATAAACGGGAAAGATCTGGAAACATTACAGATTAGAATAATTGCCGACATTAATCCGGGGACTGGCTCATCATCTTCCGCCGAATTTTTGAACTGAACGGCGATGTTTACTTTATTGGATCTGTTGATGGAACTATGAATGGAGATAAGACCTTCCGTATAGATTCATCTGCTCTTTCGGTAGCGACTGATAAAAAACCTGATATTACAATTTATCCCAATCCCGTTTCCGACATCCTGAATCTTTCCGAAAAGGCAGACAAAATAGAAGTTACCGACCAAAGCGGAAGATTATTGAAAATGCAAAAGAATTGCAATTCAATAAATGTGGAGAACCTTGAATGGGGAATGTATTATCTCAAAATTACCAACAGACAAAAAACGAAACTCAAAAAATTCATTAAAAAATAAAAATATTGTTATGAAAAAAACATTACTTGGATCACTGCTATTGTTTGGTATATTTATTGGCAATGCGCAGATTTTTGACCGGATAAAAAATGCAGCAAAAAATGCGGCAGAAAGAAAAATAGAAAATAAAAGCGGGGATGTTGTCGACAAAGGCCTGGAAAAGGTGGAAGAAGGTATAGGCGATATCTTTAAGAAAAAGGATAAACAGACCGATGCTAAAAACAACAATCCCCAAACCAACCAGCAGACCAGTCCGCAAAGCGGGAACACAGATTACAGCCAATATAAAGGCTCGACGTTTATTCCGGGGAAAAATTTATTGTTCTATGAAGATTTCTCTACTGCCAGAATAGGTTCGGGCAATGCCAATTGGCATTTATACGAATACGACCCTTCTGATGATGTAGAGAAACCAAGTGTAAGAACTATATCTTCAGCAAGCGGAAACTGGCTGAAAATGCCACGAAAAGGATTTGTATTCCCGAACAGCTTTAAAAATCTACCCGAGCAGTTTACTCTTGAGTTTGACCTCTACGCCGACCCGCAAAAGATGTCTGAAATGGAGGGCGGTTTCCGCACAAATTTTGTTGTACTGGACGACCGCAGCGAGTACAGTATGTATTGGGCTGCCGAGCCCTCAATAGAACTGGATGTGCATCCGCACGGAAGTACAAAAGTGGTGTATGTTTCAGCACAGTCCGAGTACAATTCCAATCTGTCCGGCAAAAAACTGCTGTTTGAGAATACCTTTAAATCCAACTGG from Chryseobacterium suipulveris includes:
- a CDS encoding RNA polymerase sigma factor is translated as MSNEQDLIRKLKAKDNVALEFFYKENRSSFLRFSQQFNLEETEAKDIYQDAVIAVYENAQKGKLDNLEAKPSTYLFSVGKFMIFRRLKKKNTLYADGSLDKIMDLTDWDFDDGNNDTEILNLQEAFLKLGSQCKEVLRLFYYEEKNLDEILHILNYSSKDVLKSQKSRCLKKLKEILKTK
- a CDS encoding T9SS type A sorting domain-containing protein, whose translation is MNGDKTFRIDSSALSVATDKKPDITIYPNPVSDILNLSEKADKIEVTDQSGRLLKMQKNCNSINVENLEWGMYYLKITNRQKTKLKKFIKK
- a CDS encoding OmpA family protein; protein product: MKKTLLGSLLLFGIFIGNAQIFDRIKNAAKNAAERKIENKSGDVVDKGLEKVEEGIGDIFKKKDKQTDAKNNNPQTNQQTSPQSGNTDYSQYKGSTFIPGKNLLFYEDFSTARIGSGNANWHLYEYDPSDDVEKPSVRTISSASGNWLKMPRKGFVFPNSFKNLPEQFTLEFDLYADPQKMSEMEGGFRTNFVVLDDRSEYSMYWAAEPSIELDVHPHGSTKVVYVSAQSEYNSNLSGKKLLFENTFKSNWNPGAVNRVSIYRNGNQVALYLNGKEMLNLANGLSKKAQYNLIFSTNMWGDGMYLSNIRIAGNVPNATNEMKFEGKFVTNSIYFDVNSSRIKPESWATLNNTAQAIRATSGNILIVGYTDSDGADEANLKLSQSRAASVKNALVKEFGIDASRLITDGKGETQPITSNNTASGKAQNRRVEFIKL